One window of the Polypterus senegalus isolate Bchr_013 chromosome 18, ASM1683550v1, whole genome shotgun sequence genome contains the following:
- the LOC120519007 gene encoding astrocytic phosphoprotein PEA-15 encodes MSEYSSLLTDLSGNITNEDLEQLKSACKEDIPEDQGESITSSAEWFSYLEKNNKLSQDNLSYIEHIFEISRRPDLLTRVVEYRTTVLKISEDDEIDTKLTRIPSAKKYKDIIRQPSEEEIIKLAPPPKKV; translated from the exons ATGTCAGAGTATAGCTCTTTGCTCACAGATCTTTCTGGAAACATTACAAATGAAGATCTTGAGCAGCTTAAATCTGCTTGCAAAGAGGACATTCCTGAGGACCAAGGGGAGAGCATCACTTCGTCAGCAGAGTGGTTCAGTTACCTGGAGAAGAACAACAAGCTGTCACAGG ATAACCTGTCATACATTGAGCACATTTTTGAAATCTCCCGGCGCCCTGACTTGCTCACTCGTGTAGTGGAATATAGGACAACTGTGCTAAAAATATCAGAAGATGATGAAATCGACACAAAACTGACACGTATTCCAtctgcaaaaaaatataaag ATATAATACGCCAGCCATCAGAAGAAGAAATCATTAAACTAGCTCCACCACCAAAGAAGGTGTGA